TGAACGAACCGCATGTCGTAGACGGCAAGGTGGTGCTCGTGCCGGAGGCGAAGGAGGCTCTGCGTGCTTTCCGAGACGCGGGCTTCTACGCCGCGCACCACGACGAGTCGCTGGGCGGTCTGCAACTGCCGTGGGTGGTCATGCAGGCGGTCATGGCGCACTTCCAGGCGGCGAACATCGGGACCGCCGGATACGCCTTCCTGACCATCGGCAACGCCAACCTGCAGCGCGTGTTCGCGTCACCGGAGCAGCAGCGCACGTACATGCAGCCCCTGATCGAGGGCCGCTGGACCGGCACCATGGCCCTGTCCGAACCGCAGGCCGGCTCCGGGCTCGCGGACATCACCACGACCGCCACGCCGCGCGCGGACGGCACGTACAGCCTCCGGGGCAGCAAGATGTGGATCTCCGGCGGGGAGCACGAACTCGCCGAGAACATCGTGCACCTCGTCCTGGCGCGCATCGAGGGCGGCCCGGCCGGCGTGAAGGGCATCAGCCTGTTCCTGGTGCCGCGTTACCGGCCCACCCCGGACGGCCGGCTCGGCGAGGACAACCACGTGGTACTGGCGGGCCTGAACCACAAGATGGGCTACCGCGGCACCACCAACACCCTCCTGAACTTCGGCGAGGGCGGCGAGACGGTCGGCGAGCTGGTGGGCGAACCTGGCCAGGGCCTGGCACAGATGTTCCACATGATGAACGAGGCGCGGATAGGCGTGGGGCTGGGCGCGGTGATGCTCGCCTCGGCCGGGTACCAGGTGAGCCTGGAGTACGCCCGCGAACGCCGCCAGGGCCGGCGGCCCGGCGTCCGCGATCCCCTCAGCCCGCCCGTGCCGATCATCGAGCACGCCGACGTGAAGCGGCTGCTGCTGCGGCAGAAGGCCATCGTCGAGGGCGGCTTGGCGCTGTGCTTGTACGCGTCGTCGCTGGTGGACGACCTGGAGACCGGCGCGCCGGACGCCCGGCCGGACACGGCCCTGCTGCTCGACCTGCTGACCCCGCTGGTGAAGTCCTGGCCGAGCCGGTATGCCCAGGACGCCCTGAGCGACGCGATTCAGGTGATGGGCGGGGCCGGTTACACCCGCGACTACCCGGTCGAGATGTACTACCGCGACAACCGCCTCAACCCCATCCACGAGGGCACCGAGGGCATCCAGGGCAACGATCTGCTGGGCCGCAAGCTCACGCAGGCGGGCGGACGGGGCCTGACGGTGCTGCTGGAGCGGATCCACGCGGATCTGGCCAGCGCGGACGGGCTGGAGGCCGTGGAGGGCATCGGTACCGCCCTCACTACGGCTGCCGGCCACGCGCGGGAGGCGCTGGGCACCCTGCTCGGGCAGGCCGACGCGCTTGGACCGGAACGCGTCCTGGCCAACGCCAACGCGGCGCTGGAGTTGCTGGGGCACACGGTGGTCGGGTGGATGTGGCTGCGGCAGGCGACAGTCGCCGCGAGCGCCTTGGATCTGGCCCGCGGCGACGACGCGGCCTTCTACCGCGGCAAGCTCCAGACCGCGCGCTATTACGCCGTGTACGAGTTGCCCAAGGTGCGTGCCCTCGCCGAGCTGCTCGCCAGCGCCGACACCACCACGCTGGAGATGCAGGCTGAGTGGTTCTGAACGCAGGACCCGCCGTCCCTGTCCTGGCTGTGCAGCGCCGGGCTCAGTTCAGCAGCTTGCCGGCGTCACGCTCCGTGCGGGTCACGGCGACCAGGGTGAAGTCGGCGTGCACGTGCAGCACCACGTCGCGCTGCTGGTAGCGCAGGGTGACCGTGTGCAGGTTCTCGGCCATGAACTGGTGCCCGATCACGCGGGCCGTGTTCACGAAGTACGACGCGAAACTCAGCAGCTTGGGGTCCAGCGGCCGACCCTGGTGCCCGAGCAGCTTGTGGCTGGCGTCCAGCAGGGCCAGCGCCTCGGCACGGCCCGAGTCGTGGTAGTGCTGGATCAGGCGCTGCGCCTCGCCCACCGGCCGCTCCGGGGCCGGGGCAGCGGCCGGTGCCGGCACCGGAGCGGCGGCCACGGCCGCCTGGAGAGCGGGCACCTCAGCGGGTTGCGCGTCTGGGGCAGGAGCGCGGCCAGGGAGCAGGCCCTCGACCATCGGAATGAGTTCGTCCTGGCTGAAGGGCTTGCGCAGCACGGCGTTCGCGCCGGCGTCGCGGGCCTGCGCGCGGATCTCCTCGTCGACGTTGCCGCTCATCAGGATCACCGGCAGCGAGTGGAAGCGCTCCTGGCGGCGCAGCGTCGAGCATAGCTCCAGACCGCTCATGCCCGGCATGATCACGTCCACCATCAGCAGGTCGAAGGAGGTCGGCTCGTTCAGCAGCGCCTCGAGCGCTTCCTCGCCGCTGACCGCGCTGTGGCTGGTCAGGGCGTGACGCTTGAAGGTGATCTCGAGGGCCTTGCGGACGGAAACGCTGTCGTCGACGATGAAGATCTGTGGCATGGGGTGTCCTGTCAGGGCCGCGCGCTGGATTCGTCCAGGTCGACGGCAAGTTCGATGAGAAGGCGGGCGGTGGATTGGGTGAAGTCCTGGGCATCGTGCACGGGCACTTCGGGCGAGCGGTAGAAGCTGAACTCTGCGGCCGGGTGCTGCTCGATGAACTTCAGCAGCGCCAGGATCGCGGCCTTGCCGGAGCGGCCCGCGAATTCGGCGTACACGACCTGCCCCGCGTTCATGGCGAGGTGACCGGTGCGCTGGCTGCCGCCCTCAGGGCGCACCGTGACCAGCCAGTGGCCGCTGAACGCCAGGTCCGCCACCCAGTTCAGGAATTCCGGCAGGCTGGGCGCGCCCAGGTGGCCGTCGAGTTCCGGCCGCCGGCGGGTGTTCATCGGCACCGGGTAGTGGGCCATGTCCACGCCCAGCTGCCGGAACGCGCGGGCGAGCACCTCGGGGCCGGCGGGCAGCGTCATGAAGCGGTGGTCGCCGGCGTCCGGCGCGCCGGGAATCAGGTACACCGGCAGGCGGCTGGTCGAGTCGTCGCCCGCCACCACCGAGCAGAATTCCGCGCCGGACATGTCGGGCATCTGCGCGTCGCAGATGATCGCGTCCACCGACGTGCGTTCCAGCTGCGTCAGGGCGTGCAGGGCGCCCTCGGCGTGCACGACCTGCACGCCCACCTGGCGGGCAAGGTGGCCGTACATCGCCGCGCGCGCGGGGTTGTTCAGCACCGTCAGCATGACCGGGGTGCTCATATCTGCGCTCCAGCCAGGCGGCCCACGCGGCGCAGCAGCAGCGCCTCGTTCACGGGCTT
This sequence is a window from Deinococcus metalli. Protein-coding genes within it:
- a CDS encoding acyl-CoA dehydrogenase, producing the protein MAPFLDRRDLRFQLFEALDTARLPERPRFADHSRETYEDVLKLAYAVAERYFANHVRAADLNEPHVVDGKVVLVPEAKEALRAFRDAGFYAAHHDESLGGLQLPWVVMQAVMAHFQAANIGTAGYAFLTIGNANLQRVFASPEQQRTYMQPLIEGRWTGTMALSEPQAGSGLADITTTATPRADGTYSLRGSKMWISGGEHELAENIVHLVLARIEGGPAGVKGISLFLVPRYRPTPDGRLGEDNHVVLAGLNHKMGYRGTTNTLLNFGEGGETVGELVGEPGQGLAQMFHMMNEARIGVGLGAVMLASAGYQVSLEYARERRQGRRPGVRDPLSPPVPIIEHADVKRLLLRQKAIVEGGLALCLYASSLVDDLETGAPDARPDTALLLDLLTPLVKSWPSRYAQDALSDAIQVMGGAGYTRDYPVEMYYRDNRLNPIHEGTEGIQGNDLLGRKLTQAGGRGLTVLLERIHADLASADGLEAVEGIGTALTTAAGHAREALGTLLGQADALGPERVLANANAALELLGHTVVGWMWLRQATVAASALDLARGDDAAFYRGKLQTARYYAVYELPKVRALAELLASADTTTLEMQAEWF
- a CDS encoding response regulator → MPQIFIVDDSVSVRKALEITFKRHALTSHSAVSGEEALEALLNEPTSFDLLMVDVIMPGMSGLELCSTLRRQERFHSLPVILMSGNVDEEIRAQARDAGANAVLRKPFSQDELIPMVEGLLPGRAPAPDAQPAEVPALQAAVAAAPVPAPAAAPAPERPVGEAQRLIQHYHDSGRAEALALLDASHKLLGHQGRPLDPKLLSFASYFVNTARVIGHQFMAENLHTVTLRYQQRDVVLHVHADFTLVAVTRTERDAGKLLN
- a CDS encoding response regulator, with product MSTPVMLTVLNNPARAAMYGHLARQVGVQVVHAEGALHALTQLERTSVDAIICDAQMPDMSGAEFCSVVAGDDSTSRLPVYLIPGAPDAGDHRFMTLPAGPEVLARAFRQLGVDMAHYPVPMNTRRRPELDGHLGAPSLPEFLNWVADLAFSGHWLVTVRPEGGSQRTGHLAMNAGQVVYAEFAGRSGKAAILALLKFIEQHPAAEFSFYRSPEVPVHDAQDFTQSTARLLIELAVDLDESSARP